In Gemmatimonadaceae bacterium, a single genomic region encodes these proteins:
- a CDS encoding BON domain-containing protein, with product MARDFENIDDIDDLSDDELRGLVRERLAENNMVDIDEIVVSVTDGVVCLDGRVGTDGERLVAEHILTDLIGVREFENNLFVDPIRRALSPEAIDEHLVDDDRREGLLLGDRPVPINPEAESRQDDLDHELYGTTDVGHAISDGTAWIPPESPTQEGIMNDRAETGEDH from the coding sequence ATGGCACGCGACTTTGAGAACATCGACGACATCGACGATCTGAGCGACGACGAGCTGCGCGGGCTGGTCCGCGAGCGGCTCGCCGAGAACAACATGGTCGACATCGACGAGATCGTCGTCTCGGTGACGGACGGCGTCGTGTGTCTGGACGGGCGCGTCGGAACAGACGGTGAGCGGCTCGTCGCCGAGCACATCCTGACCGACCTGATTGGCGTGCGCGAGTTCGAGAACAATCTGTTCGTCGATCCGATCCGCCGCGCGCTGAGCCCTGAAGCGATCGATGAACACCTGGTCGACGACGATCGCCGCGAAGGGTTGCTCCTGGGCGACCGTCCGGTACCGATCAATCCCGAAGCCGAATCGCGCCAGGATGATCTCGATCACGAGCTCTACGGCACGACGGACGTCGGCCATGCGATTTCGGACGGAACGGCGTGGATTCCGCCGGAGAGTCCGACGCAGGAAGGGATCATGAACGATCGGGCCGAGACGGGGGAAGACCACTAG
- the gpmI gene encoding 2,3-bisphosphoglycerate-independent phosphoglycerate mutase — protein sequence MPQSPVVLIVLDGWGYRAERDGNAIALANTPTWDALVANHPRTLLEASGLAVGLPAGQMGNSEVGHLNLGAGRVVRQDLVRIGESIKNGGFFDNPVFVNACAHATKHNGTVHIMGLIGSGGVHALDRHLFALIDLCANHGVHRIAIHALMDGRDTMPRSGLGYMRELLAYAENRAVVASLGGRYFGMDRDKRWDRTEKWYRAAVDGVGPESTDPLDVIRAAYERNETDEFITPTVIVRDGKPVAPMRDGDSLICFNYRADRMRQIVRALTQPDFDGFDVSSRPTLDVVTMTTYDRTFDLPVAFPPQSMVNIVGEVVSKAGMRNLRTAETEKYAHVTYFFNGGIETPFPCEDRELVPSQKVATYDLKPEMSAAGITDVLCGAIEKREHDFILCNYANADMVGHTGVMPAVITAVETVDQCLARVMKSAERVGARLLVTADHGNCEMMIDPETGGPHTAHTSNPVPFILIDSTESSARPLRSGGALCDVGPTILSMLGLEQPAEMTGVDLRNLGRGARA from the coding sequence GTGCCCCAAAGTCCCGTAGTTCTGATCGTGCTGGATGGTTGGGGTTACCGCGCGGAACGCGACGGGAATGCGATCGCGCTGGCGAACACGCCGACATGGGACGCGCTCGTCGCGAATCATCCGCGGACGTTGCTCGAGGCATCGGGGCTCGCCGTCGGACTGCCCGCCGGACAGATGGGCAACAGCGAAGTCGGACACCTCAACCTCGGCGCCGGTCGCGTGGTGAGGCAGGACCTCGTACGGATCGGCGAGTCGATCAAGAACGGTGGATTCTTCGACAATCCGGTGTTCGTCAACGCGTGCGCGCATGCCACGAAGCACAACGGCACCGTGCACATCATGGGGCTCATCGGCTCGGGTGGCGTGCACGCGCTCGACCGGCATCTCTTCGCGCTCATCGATCTCTGCGCGAACCACGGCGTGCATCGCATCGCGATCCACGCGCTCATGGACGGCCGCGACACGATGCCGCGCTCCGGTCTCGGCTACATGCGCGAACTGCTCGCGTACGCCGAGAATCGCGCGGTCGTCGCGAGCCTTGGTGGGCGGTATTTCGGCATGGATCGCGACAAGCGGTGGGATCGCACCGAAAAGTGGTATCGCGCCGCGGTCGATGGCGTCGGGCCCGAAAGCACGGATCCGCTGGACGTGATCAGAGCGGCATACGAGCGCAACGAGACCGACGAGTTCATCACGCCAACCGTGATCGTGCGCGACGGAAAGCCGGTCGCGCCGATGCGCGACGGCGATTCGCTCATCTGCTTCAACTATCGCGCGGATCGCATGCGGCAGATCGTGCGGGCGCTCACGCAGCCGGACTTCGACGGCTTCGACGTGAGCAGCCGGCCGACGCTCGATGTGGTTACGATGACCACCTACGATCGGACGTTCGATCTGCCCGTCGCGTTTCCGCCGCAGTCGATGGTGAACATCGTCGGCGAGGTCGTGTCGAAGGCGGGCATGCGAAATCTGCGCACGGCGGAGACGGAGAAGTACGCGCACGTCACGTACTTCTTCAACGGAGGCATCGAGACGCCGTTCCCCTGCGAGGATCGCGAGCTGGTGCCGAGCCAGAAGGTCGCGACGTACGACCTGAAGCCGGAGATGAGCGCCGCGGGCATTACGGACGTCTTGTGCGGCGCCATCGAAAAGCGCGAGCACGACTTCATTCTGTGCAACTACGCCAACGCCGACATGGTCGGACACACGGGTGTGATGCCCGCCGTGATCACTGCCGTCGAGACGGTGGACCAATGTCTGGCGCGCGTGATGAAGTCCGCCGAACGAGTCGGCGCTCGTCTGCTCGTGACGGCGGACCACGGCAACTGCGAGATGATGATCGACCCGGAAACGGGTGGGCCGCACACCGCTCACACCAGCAATCCGGTGCCGTTCATCCTGATAGATTCGACGGAGTCGTCTGCACGGCCCCTTCGCTCGGGCGGTGCACTCTGCGACGTCGGCCCCACCATTCTGTCGATGCTCGGCCTCGAGCAACCTGCGGAGATGACCGGGGTAGACTTGCGAAACCTGGGACGGGGAGCACGCGCGTGA